The following coding sequences are from one Streptomyces sp. NBC_01431 window:
- a CDS encoding amino acid adenylation domain-containing protein — MSDPQAVRLPLTAAQSGMWFAQRLDPENPIYIGGQFLEIHGPVEQGWFETALRQVVRETEALRVRFAEDADGLWQFVDPDPDWSLHVVDLSAEPDPQAAAEHWMWTDLSRPVDLTRNLPFAFALIKAGPERYLWYFRCHHIALDGFGGALVVQRVAELYSVLARGEQPGASPFGSLRSLVEVDSGYRESENFTRDREFWSGHGADRIEPVGLAKEQPRMPRRLIRRTAELEPEATRSLRAAADAAAVTWPPTVTAVFAAYLSSLTGAAEVTLGLPVTARLGKAARATPGMVSNVLPLRLAVRPQTPLSTLLAHTAGEMRRVMKHQCYRYEDIRRDLGLLADDQRLVGPQVNIMMFGAELRFAGHLTVPHTLNLGPVDDLSVVVRDRTDGGLRIDFEANPDLYSADELAAHQDRFLAFVTALTTAGADRPVGSVEVLSAAERHQVLVDWAGAGGTVPTVTLTGLFEAQAARTPERAALTHGEETLTYGELNARANRLARFLIGRGVGPERLVAVSLPRSADLVVAVLAVLKSGAAYVPVDPDYPAERVAYLLEDSAPSFVLDEPALAAVDPGRFPAADVTDAERLGTLSGLSAAYVIYTSGSTGRPKGVVVPHGNVVRLFSATDHWFGFGTEDVWTLFHSFAFDFSVWEIWGPLLHGGRLVVVPFEVSRSPREFRALLARERVTVLNQTPSAFYQLMSADREADGADGQLALRYVVFGGEALDLWRLGDWYARHDQGTPVLVNMYGITETTVHVSHVALDSGRVAQNAGSVIGRGIPDLRTYVLDGALRPAPVGGAGELYVAGAGLARGYLNRPALTAERFVADPYGAPGTRMYRTGDIARWTVDGELEFVGRADDQVKIRGFRIELGEIEAVLTGTDEVAQAVVVVREDRPGDKRLVAYLVPAKGADLDTTALRALAADRLPGYMVPAAFVTMDGLPLTGNGKLDRKALPAPEAPARAAGRGPRNLREEILCDLFAEVLDLARVGVDDNFFDLGGHSLLATRLLKRIQATLGADLTIRSLFEAPTPETLAARLDDDGSQGGPHDVLLPLRSFGSRPPVFCVHPAGGQAWCYSGLIRHLGQEYPLYGLQARGLDRPEELPRTIEEMAEDYIAHIRTVQPAGPYRVVGYSAGGVIAHAIATRLQQDGDTVDLLGILDTYPNQRMPAITEQDVLADMLDWVGYDRRYLGKAPLTHARVTQVLQKLGSALATLEERHVAAIVKVYANISELFNAFKPGHFEGDVLLVVATLDKIDISPTPETWKPHVGGEIEIREVDHKHQDLVKPAPLAEVGRILAEKLAQIDGAAARP; from the coding sequence ATGTCTGACCCCCAGGCCGTCCGTCTGCCGCTGACGGCCGCCCAGTCCGGTATGTGGTTCGCGCAGCGCCTGGACCCGGAGAACCCCATCTACATCGGCGGTCAGTTCCTGGAGATCCACGGACCGGTCGAACAGGGCTGGTTCGAGACCGCGCTGCGGCAGGTGGTCCGGGAGACCGAGGCACTGCGGGTCCGGTTCGCCGAGGACGCCGACGGACTGTGGCAGTTCGTCGACCCCGACCCCGACTGGTCACTGCACGTCGTGGACCTCAGCGCCGAGCCGGACCCCCAGGCAGCCGCGGAACACTGGATGTGGACCGACCTGAGCCGGCCGGTCGATCTCACCCGGAACCTGCCGTTCGCCTTCGCCCTCATCAAAGCGGGCCCGGAGCGGTATCTGTGGTACTTCCGGTGCCACCACATCGCCCTCGACGGCTTCGGCGGTGCGCTCGTGGTGCAGCGGGTGGCCGAGCTCTATTCAGTGCTGGCCCGGGGCGAACAGCCCGGCGCGAGCCCGTTCGGCTCCCTGCGCTCGCTGGTGGAGGTCGACTCCGGATACCGGGAGTCGGAGAACTTCACCCGGGATCGGGAGTTCTGGTCCGGGCACGGCGCGGATCGCATTGAGCCGGTCGGCCTGGCCAAGGAGCAGCCCAGGATGCCCCGGCGGCTGATCCGCCGGACCGCCGAACTGGAGCCCGAGGCCACCAGGAGCCTGCGCGCCGCCGCGGACGCCGCCGCCGTGACCTGGCCGCCTACGGTCACCGCCGTCTTCGCCGCCTACCTGAGCAGCCTGACCGGCGCCGCTGAAGTGACGCTCGGTCTCCCCGTCACGGCCCGGCTCGGCAAGGCCGCCCGCGCCACCCCCGGGATGGTCTCCAACGTGCTGCCGTTGCGCCTTGCGGTGCGGCCGCAGACGCCGCTGTCCACGCTGCTCGCCCACACCGCCGGCGAGATGCGCCGGGTCATGAAGCACCAGTGCTACCGGTACGAGGACATCCGCCGGGACCTGGGACTGCTCGCCGACGACCAGCGACTGGTCGGCCCGCAGGTCAACATCATGATGTTCGGCGCGGAGCTCAGGTTCGCGGGACATCTCACCGTCCCGCACACCCTCAACCTGGGCCCCGTGGACGACCTCTCCGTAGTGGTGCGCGACCGGACGGACGGCGGGCTGCGGATCGACTTCGAGGCCAACCCGGATCTGTACTCGGCCGATGAACTCGCTGCCCACCAGGACCGGTTCCTCGCCTTCGTCACCGCGCTCACCACGGCCGGCGCGGATCGGCCCGTGGGCAGCGTGGAGGTGCTCTCGGCGGCCGAGCGTCATCAGGTGCTCGTGGACTGGGCCGGCGCGGGCGGAACGGTTCCCACGGTCACACTGACCGGGCTGTTCGAGGCCCAAGCGGCCCGCACGCCAGAGCGCGCCGCGTTGACCCACGGCGAAGAGACCCTCACGTACGGGGAGTTGAACGCACGGGCGAACCGCCTCGCTCGCTTCCTGATCGGCCGGGGAGTCGGGCCCGAGCGGCTGGTGGCGGTGTCGCTGCCACGCTCGGCGGACCTGGTGGTGGCGGTGCTCGCGGTGCTGAAGTCCGGCGCCGCGTACGTGCCGGTGGACCCGGACTACCCGGCCGAGCGGGTGGCGTACCTCCTTGAGGACTCGGCTCCGTCGTTCGTCCTGGACGAGCCCGCGCTGGCGGCGGTGGACCCCGGCCGCTTCCCGGCGGCGGATGTCACGGACGCGGAGCGCCTCGGCACCCTGTCGGGCCTCTCGGCGGCGTACGTGATCTACACGTCGGGCTCGACCGGGCGGCCCAAGGGCGTCGTCGTCCCGCATGGCAACGTGGTGCGGCTGTTCTCGGCCACGGACCACTGGTTCGGCTTCGGCACGGAAGACGTGTGGACGTTGTTCCACTCCTTCGCGTTCGACTTCTCGGTGTGGGAGATCTGGGGCCCGCTCCTGCACGGCGGACGCCTCGTGGTGGTGCCGTTCGAGGTGAGCCGCTCGCCGCGGGAGTTCCGGGCCCTGTTGGCACGCGAGCGAGTCACCGTGCTCAACCAGACGCCGTCCGCCTTCTACCAGCTGATGTCCGCGGACCGGGAGGCCGACGGCGCCGACGGCCAACTCGCCCTGCGCTACGTGGTGTTCGGCGGCGAGGCGCTGGACCTGTGGCGCCTGGGGGACTGGTACGCGCGGCACGACCAGGGCACCCCGGTCCTGGTGAACATGTACGGCATCACCGAGACGACCGTCCACGTGAGCCATGTGGCGCTGGACTCGGGCCGGGTGGCGCAGAACGCCGGGAGCGTGATCGGGCGGGGCATTCCGGATCTCAGGACCTATGTCCTTGACGGAGCCCTGCGCCCCGCCCCGGTGGGGGGCGCCGGTGAGTTGTACGTGGCGGGCGCGGGACTTGCCCGGGGCTATCTGAACCGTCCGGCGCTGACCGCGGAACGGTTCGTGGCCGACCCCTACGGCGCGCCCGGCACGCGGATGTACCGGACCGGAGACATCGCGCGCTGGACCGTGGACGGGGAGCTGGAGTTCGTGGGCCGGGCCGACGACCAGGTGAAGATCCGGGGCTTCCGGATCGAACTGGGCGAGATCGAGGCGGTGTTGACCGGCACCGACGAGGTCGCCCAAGCGGTGGTGGTGGTCCGTGAGGACCGGCCGGGCGACAAGCGCCTGGTCGCCTATCTCGTACCGGCCAAGGGCGCGGACCTGGACACGACGGCGCTGCGGGCGCTTGCCGCGGACCGGCTGCCGGGGTACATGGTGCCCGCGGCGTTCGTGACGATGGACGGCCTGCCGCTCACCGGCAACGGGAAGCTCGACCGCAAGGCGCTGCCCGCGCCCGAGGCGCCGGCGCGGGCCGCCGGACGCGGGCCGCGCAACCTGCGGGAGGAGATCCTGTGTGACCTGTTCGCCGAGGTGCTCGACCTGGCCCGGGTGGGCGTGGACGACAACTTCTTCGACCTGGGCGGCCATTCACTGCTCGCGACCCGGCTCCTGAAGCGGATCCAGGCAACGCTGGGGGCGGACCTGACCATCCGGAGCCTCTTCGAGGCCCCCACCCCCGAGACCCTCGCCGCGCGGCTCGACGACGACGGCAGCCAGGGCGGCCCGCACGACGTACTCCTGCCCCTGCGGTCCTTCGGCAGCCGGCCCCCGGTGTTCTGCGTGCACCCGGCAGGCGGCCAGGCCTGGTGCTACTCGGGTCTGATCAGACACCTGGGCCAGGAGTATCCGCTGTACGGCCTGCAAGCCCGCGGACTCGACCGTCCGGAGGAACTGCCCCGGACCATCGAGGAGATGGCCGAGGACTACATCGCTCACATCCGCACCGTGCAGCCGGCCGGCCCCTACCGTGTCGTGGGCTACTCGGCGGGCGGTGTGATCGCCCACGCGATAGCCACCCGGCTTCAGCAGGACGGTGACACGGTCGACCTCCTGGGCATCCTCGACACCTATCCCAATCAGCGGATGCCCGCGATCACCGAGCAGGACGTGCTCGCCGACATGCTCGACTGGGTCGGCTACGACCGCAGGTATCTGGGCAAGGCGCCGCTGACCCATGCCCGCGTCACCCAGGTCCTGCAGAAGCTGGGGAGCGCGCTGGCCACCCTGGAGGAGCGGCACGTCGCGGCCATCGTGAAGGTGTACGCGAACATCAGCGAGTTGTTCAACGCGTTCAAGCCCGGACATTTCGAAGGCGACGTCCTGCTGGTCGTAGCGACCCTTGACAAGATCGACATCTCTCCGACCCCCGAGACCTGGAAGCCACATGTCGGCGGAGAAATCGAGATCCGCGAGGTGGACCACAAGCACCAGGACCTGGTGAAACCCGCGCCACTCGCGGAAGTCGGCCGCATTCTCGCGGAGAAACTCGCCCAGATCGACGGCGCCGCGGCCCGGCCATGA
- a CDS encoding cytochrome P450 gives MSANDIAGGAVREEVNAEFYAWLRRMRETEPVGFDATTGLWSVFGHAEAVQIMAGPEVYGNDLSEITPPQEDYDVFFKGNIAGMDEPRHRKFRQLVSKVFSARYIAGLEEKLTAIATELLDRIGSRKRFDLAKEFATPFPVTVIADILGAPREDGPRLAKWASTVHAGEDTGVDGLTQAAEGIRLLNAYLFDLIEQRRAKPEDDLISLLIGAELEGRRLADDEIVGFVGVLLMGGISTTAALITNIVLTFDRFPEQWAEVRADRALIPQAIEEVVRLHPSFSQFLRMTRRETELGGRLIPAHSMVKVWVTSANRDATVFPDAERFDLHREGPRHIGFGQGIHYCIGAPLARLEGRIAFDLLLDRYPEYRILHEAGVGLLDTADMIGASRLPVAVTRA, from the coding sequence ATGAGCGCCAACGACATCGCGGGCGGTGCCGTACGGGAAGAGGTGAATGCCGAATTCTATGCGTGGCTGCGCAGGATGCGGGAGACCGAGCCGGTCGGCTTCGATGCGACGACCGGCCTCTGGTCGGTCTTCGGGCACGCCGAAGCCGTGCAGATCATGGCCGGCCCCGAGGTCTACGGCAACGACCTCTCCGAGATCACCCCGCCGCAGGAGGACTACGACGTCTTCTTCAAGGGGAACATCGCGGGGATGGACGAGCCTCGGCACCGGAAGTTCCGGCAGCTGGTCAGCAAGGTTTTCAGTGCCCGGTACATCGCCGGTCTGGAGGAAAAGCTGACGGCCATCGCCACGGAACTCCTCGACCGGATCGGCAGCAGGAAGCGGTTCGACCTCGCCAAGGAGTTCGCCACTCCCTTCCCGGTGACGGTGATCGCCGACATCCTGGGTGCGCCCCGTGAGGACGGTCCCCGCCTCGCGAAGTGGGCGAGCACGGTGCATGCGGGCGAGGACACCGGAGTGGACGGCCTCACACAGGCCGCCGAGGGCATCCGGCTGCTCAACGCCTATCTCTTCGACCTCATCGAGCAGCGCCGCGCCAAGCCCGAGGACGACTTGATCAGCCTGCTGATCGGGGCCGAGCTCGAAGGCCGCCGGCTGGCCGACGACGAGATCGTCGGTTTCGTCGGAGTGCTGCTCATGGGCGGGATCAGCACCACGGCCGCGCTGATCACCAACATCGTCCTGACCTTCGACCGGTTCCCCGAGCAATGGGCCGAGGTGCGCGCAGACCGGGCGCTCATCCCGCAGGCCATCGAGGAAGTCGTCCGTCTGCACCCCTCGTTCAGCCAGTTCCTACGGATGACCAGGAGGGAAACGGAGCTCGGGGGACGGCTCATCCCGGCCCACTCGATGGTGAAGGTGTGGGTCACGTCGGCGAACCGCGACGCGACGGTCTTCCCCGACGCGGAGCGTTTCGACCTGCACCGCGAGGGCCCCCGGCACATCGGGTTCGGCCAGGGCATCCACTACTGCATCGGCGCGCCGCTGGCCCGGCTGGAAGGCCGGATCGCCTTCGACCTGCTGCTCGACCGCTACCCCGAGTACCGGATCCTGCACGAGGCCGGAGTCGGCCTCCTGGACACCGCGGACATGATCGGAGCCTCGCGCCTCCCGGTGGCGGTCACCCGTGCCTGA
- a CDS encoding macrolide family glycosyltransferase — MHIALFNIPAYGHVTPTLAVVTELVRRGHRVSYAVTEEFASQVRATGARLVPYTTTLPSATRAEDWPWDDPVAMASIALDEAVAILPGQQAAFDGDRPDLVLHDFGALTARRLAHRWNVPAVCLASTHVSGADAAERAQSLENMEIWLADDPRWSEHRRKFRKFLDEGGLDLSIDDYTGLPERCLVPIPREFQVNGEAVDARYTFVGPCIGDREFQGEWAEPDAGRPLLLVALGSAGSKQPEFYRRCVEAFGNTPWQVVMSTGGLVPDALGPLPANVQAYPSVPQLRVLARANAFITHAGMGSALEAMYHEVPMVAVPQVNDQFVNAARIEELGLGVHVPLDEATPVELRKAVDDIAGDLGIAERLAAMRRSIDAAGGTAAAADFIERLLP, encoded by the coding sequence ATGCACATAGCCCTGTTCAACATTCCCGCGTACGGACACGTCACTCCGACACTGGCCGTCGTCACCGAACTCGTGCGGCGCGGCCACCGGGTGAGCTACGCCGTCACCGAGGAATTCGCCTCGCAGGTACGTGCCACGGGCGCGCGCCTGGTGCCCTACACCACCACCCTGCCGTCGGCGACGAGGGCCGAGGACTGGCCCTGGGACGATCCGGTCGCCATGGCCTCGATCGCACTGGACGAAGCGGTCGCCATTCTTCCGGGACAACAGGCGGCCTTCGACGGGGACCGGCCCGACCTGGTGCTGCACGATTTCGGCGCGCTCACCGCGCGACGGCTGGCGCACCGCTGGAACGTCCCCGCGGTCTGTCTGGCGTCAACCCATGTCTCCGGCGCCGATGCGGCGGAGCGCGCCCAGAGCCTGGAGAACATGGAGATCTGGCTGGCCGATGACCCGCGCTGGAGCGAACACCGCCGCAAGTTCCGGAAGTTCCTCGACGAGGGCGGGCTTGACCTGTCGATCGACGACTACACGGGGTTGCCGGAGCGTTGCCTGGTACCCATACCCAGGGAATTCCAGGTCAATGGTGAGGCTGTGGACGCCCGATACACCTTCGTCGGACCGTGCATCGGAGACCGCGAATTCCAGGGGGAATGGGCGGAGCCGGATGCCGGACGGCCGCTGCTCCTGGTCGCTCTCGGGTCCGCGGGGAGCAAGCAGCCCGAGTTCTACCGCCGGTGCGTCGAGGCTTTCGGGAACACGCCGTGGCAGGTGGTGATGTCGACGGGCGGGCTCGTACCGGACGCGCTCGGGCCGCTGCCCGCGAACGTGCAGGCCTACCCGTCGGTCCCGCAACTGCGGGTACTGGCGCGGGCGAACGCGTTCATCACCCACGCCGGCATGGGTTCCGCCCTGGAGGCGATGTACCACGAGGTTCCGATGGTGGCCGTGCCGCAGGTCAACGACCAGTTCGTCAACGCCGCACGGATCGAGGAACTCGGCCTCGGCGTCCATGTGCCGCTGGACGAGGCCACCCCCGTGGAGCTGCGCAAGGCGGTCGACGACATCGCCGGCGACCTGGGCATCGCCGAGCGCCTGGCCGCGATGCGCCGGTCGATCGACGCGGCCGGCGGGACGGCGGCCGCTGCCGATTTCATCGAGCGCCTGCTGCCCTGA
- a CDS encoding DsrE family protein: protein MVPESPAETGSHPAAPYVADPRRALAIIERAYRGALETQYSDALYCAFLFHRHLGGLDVLLRGPAVTHASHRGRTPQLRLGKRTVTTLNDPRGGVEALLRSGVRVWAEEPALRAHGLDPDNDLLAGVGSVAAGVMATRWPDYHAVFYL from the coding sequence ATGGTGCCGGAATCCCCAGCTGAGACGGGCTCGCACCCCGCCGCCCCGTACGTGGCAGATCCCCGGCGGGCGCTCGCGATCATCGAACGGGCCTATCGGGGCGCCCTGGAGACCCAGTACTCCGACGCCCTGTACTGCGCCTTCCTCTTCCACCGCCACCTCGGCGGACTCGACGTACTGCTGCGCGGCCCGGCCGTCACCCATGCCTCCCACCGCGGCCGTACTCCTCAACTGCGGCTGGGAAAGCGGACAGTGACGACTCTCAACGACCCCCGGGGCGGCGTCGAGGCGCTCCTTCGGTCCGGGGTGAGGGTCTGGGCCGAGGAGCCCGCCCTGCGGGCCCACGGCCTGGACCCGGACAACGACCTGCTCGCCGGTGTGGGAAGTGTGGCGGCAGGTGTCATGGCAACCCGATGGCCCGACTATCACGCGGTGTTCTATCTGTGA